The Vicia villosa cultivar HV-30 ecotype Madison, WI linkage group LG1, Vvil1.0, whole genome shotgun sequence genome includes a region encoding these proteins:
- the LOC131643368 gene encoding protein FAR-RED IMPAIRED RESPONSE 1-like isoform X2: protein MGDAVNEEDCRGSALVASPRRDIGFFEGDKDFEPPHGIEFESHEAAYAFYQEYAKSMGFTTSIKNSRRSKKTKEFIDAKFACSRYGVTPESDGGSSRRPSVKKTDCKACMHVKKKQDGKWIIHEFIKDHNHELLPALAYHFRIHRNVKLADKNNMDILHAVSERTRKMFVEMSRQSGGCQNIGSLASDMNYQFDRGQYLALDEGDAQVMLEYFKHVQKKSPDFFYSIDLNEEQRLRNLFWVDSKSINDYCSFNDAVSFDTTYIKSNDKLPFAPFVGVNHHSQPMLLGCALVANETKPTFVWLLKTWLRAMGGQAPKVIVTDQDKALKEAIEEVFPNARHCFSLYHILEKIPENLSFVIKQYKNFLPKFNNCIFKSWTDEEFDMRWWEMVTIFELQDDLWFHSLYEDRKKWVPTFMGDVFLAGLSTPQRSESMNSFFDKYIHKKITLKEFVKLYGLILQNRYDEESVADFDTLHKQPAIKSPSPWEKQMSTIYTHAIFKKFQVEVLGVAGCSSRIEAGDETVAKFIVQDYEKDEEFLVTWNELSLEVSCFCRLFEYKGFLCRHALSVLQRCGCSSVPAQYIIKRWTKDAKIREPIAYSTRRIQTRVQRYNDLCKRAIELSEEGSLSEESYNAALRTLVDSLKNCVLVNNANDNGAETGNSGCSLREAEENHGTLALRSSKKRNTTRKRKVQQEQNPVLVDAQDSLQQMDNLTSDAMTLNGYYGTQQNVQGLVQLNLMEPPHDGYYVNPHSMQGLGPLNSMAPSHDGFFGTQQSIHGMGGGQLEFRPTTNFGYSLQDEPDPHFHSNNTRNT, encoded by the exons ATGGGTGATGCAGTCAATGAAGAGGATTGTAGAGGTAGTGCACTTGTTGCTTCTCCTAGGAGGGATATAGGTTTCTTTGAAGGGGACAAAGATTTTGAGCCGCCCCATGGGATTGAATTTGAATCTCATGAAGCAGCGTATGCGTTTTATCAAGAATATGCGAAATCTATGGGGTTCACTACTTCGATTAAGAATAGTAGGCGTTCGAAGAAGACGAAAGAGTTTATTGATGCGAAATTTGCGTGCTCTAGATATGGAGTAACGCCGGAGTCTGATGGTGGTAGTAGTCGAAGACCGAGTGTAAAGAAGACGGATTGCAAAGCTTGCATGCATGTGAAGAAAAAGCAAGATGGGAAGTGGATCATTCATGAGTTTATAAAGGATCATAACCATGAACTTTTACCGGCTTTGGCGTATCATTTTCGGATTCATAGGAATGTGAAGCTAGCTGATAAGAATAATATGGATATCTTGCATGCTGTTAGTGAACGCACGAGAAAGATGTTTGTTGAAATGTCTAGACAATCTGGTGGCTGTCAAAACATTGGGTCTCTTGCGAGTGATATGAATTATCAGTTTGACAGGGGGCAGTATCTGGCTTTGGACGAGGGAGATGCTCAAGTTATGCTGGAGTATTTCAAGCACGTTCAAAAGAAGAGCCCCGACTTCTTCTATTCTATAGATTTAAATGAAGAACAGCGTTTAAGAAATCTATTTTGGGTTGACTCAAAAAGTATTAATGATTATTGCAGCTTTAATGACGCGGTTTCATTTGATACTACCTACATAAAGAGCAATGATAAATTGCCTTTTGCTCCTTTTGTTGGAGTGAATCATCACTCTCAACCTATGTTGCTTGGATGTGCATTGGTTGCAAACGAGACTAAGCCAACTTTTGTTTGGTTACTGAAGACATGGCTTAGAGCGATGGGAGGACAAGCTCCCAAAGTTATAGTCACTGATCAAGACAAAGCCTTGAAGGAAGCAATTGAAGAAGTCTTCCCAAATGCACGACATTGTTTTTCTCTTTACCACATATTGGAAAAGATACCTGAAAATCTGTCTTTTGTGATAAAGCAGTATAAGAACTTCTTGCCAAAGTTTAACAATTGCATTTTTAAGTCTTGGACAGACGAAGAGTTTGACATGAGATGGTGGGAAATGGTGACTATATTTGAACTCCAGGATGATCTATGGTTTCATTCATTGTATGAAGACCGGAAAAAGTGGGTACCAACGTTCATGGGGGATGTCTTCTTAGCTGGATTGTCCACACCTCAACGTTCCGAGAGTATGAATTCTTTCTTTGACAAATACATTCATAAGAAAATCACCCTTAAAGAGTTTGTGAAACTATATGGGTTAATTCTTCAAAATAGGTATGATGAGGAATCCGTTGCGGATTTCGATACATTGCACAAACAGCCTGCAATTAAATCTCCTTCACCATGGGAAAAACAAATGTCAACAATTTACACACATGCAATATTTAAGAAATTCCAAGTTGAAGTGTTGGGTGTAGCTGGTTGTTCATCTAGGATAGAGGCTGGAGATGAAACTGTTGCGAAATTTATAGTTCAAGATTATGAGAAGGATGAAGAGTTTTTGGTAACTTGGAATGAGTTGAGCTTAGAGGTCTCTTGCTTCTGTCGATTGTTTGAATATAAAGGTTTCCTTTGCAGACACGCATTGAGTGTTCTCCAACGTTGCGGTTGTTCGAGTGTTCCCGCTCAATATATCATAAAGAGGTGGACCAAAGATGCCAAAATTAGGGAGCCAATAGCATATAGTACAAGAAGGATACAAACTAGGGTTCAACGTTATAATGATTTGTGCAAACGAGCTATTGAGTTGAGTGAAGAAGGATCGTTATCTGAAGAGAGTTACAATGCTGCTCTCCGTACACTTGTTGATAGCCTGAAGAACTGTGTACTTGTAAATAACGCTAACGACAATGGTGCAGAAACCGGGAACAGTGGTTGTAGTCTTCGTGAAGCAGAAGAAAATCATGGTACCCTTGCTTTGAGATCAAGTAAGAAGAGGAACACAACTCGGAAAAGAAAG GTGCAACAAGAGCAGAATCCTGTACTTGTGGACGCACAAGATAGCCTGCAGCAAATG gaTAATCTTACCTCGGATGCAATGACCCTTAATGGATATTATGGTACTCAGCAGAATGTGCAAGGACTG GTACAATTGAACTTAATGGAACCGCCTCATGATGGTTACTATGTTAATCCACACAGCATGCAAGGCCTG GGTCCATTGAATTCTATGGCTCCAAGCCATGATGGGTTTTTCGGAACACAGCAAAGCATTCATGGGATG GGAGGAGGGCAATTGGAATTTCGTCCGACAACCAATTTTGGATATAGCCTTCAG GATGAGCCTGATCCACACTTTCACAGCAATAATACAAGAAATACATAG
- the LOC131643370 gene encoding uncharacterized protein LOC131643370 codes for MDDVVCNSPSTIHSSDADAPPSLSRSPTSSVRSKIGKNKLMKELGQSTSALKKLSSQIRKPPRRKTSPVNWFPRKKVDSFLERKIKMLQGVDGMSLTLDQTLGSSNPHYSRVLREKMAAREAANKAMEARRNALVEASWCRILRAARIPSDAAEAQLLKAEKTATEAFEAADAMGVIMFDLPDCPKKHGQIETPSIKGEAHTHSFTASFETAFDVDKEVAAAVKTAFIKLAGRPSFSKDEFKELLKKISEHPDTDESHQDLYELSSEYESESELDPVSQKSESELKSESELDNPVSQISESELKSESELDDQVSLKSEVESEDLDSKIFFPGIIERKSGRRQSLENKIKLVDMMIERLKCLREDELSSLATIVATYGLNAALAEVHNTKQHNPAIDFPARRMSSLGLRKLALDQVEPELPSLDKFLVKNMTKLEREICEAKKNQKNETKLGKYSSGKPEDQTPTESIPDLGSILVKNYSKFEKDIKEAKIKSVKETLGASRSKDHTEVPGLDKVLVKHVSRLEKEVQEAKKKAINENKNEALDSKENVNLNMTEDNKDGLEKILAKPVHRFEKEKFEVLNYRQRKNHGATNVGDWESLDKVLVKRASRLEKEKTKINSGEEWDRVQKSHQNKHLETNEEGGGLDKVLVKHKSRLEREKMAAAAQQQENSVSVSTAQARRMARERELQDTWGGLSLGNSIKPSEKLEQAAQQQQEKSVGFSAARHKAMERELQDAWGGLSLGNSIKPSVSKLEREKADWIKAEAEERKQRKEGI; via the exons ATGGATGATGTTGTGTGCAATTCACCGTCAACGATTCACTCCTCCGATGCTGATGCTCCTCCTTCTCTTTCTCGTTCTCCGACCTCCTCCGTCAGATCTAAGATCGGAAAG AATAAACTGATGAAGGAATTAGGCCAATCTACATCCGCTCTTAAAAAGTTATCCTCTCAAATAAGGAAACCTCCTCGCCGTAAAACTTCTCCGGTCAACTGGTTTCCGCGTAAAAAAGTTGACTCCTTCTTGGAGAGGAAAATTAAGATGCTCCAG GGAGTAGATGGAATGAGTTTAACACTGGATCAGACTCTAGGCAGTTCTAACCCGCATTATTCAAGAGTATTGAGAGAGAAAATGGCAGCTAGAGAAGCGGCAAACAAAGCAATGGAGGCACGAAGAAACGCTTTAGTGGAGGCCTCTTGGTGCCGAATTTTACGTGCTGCTAG GATTCCTAGTGATGCCGCAGAAGCTCAACTCTTAAAGGCAGAAAAAACTGCTACTGAAGCTTTTGAGGCTGCTGATGCCATGGGTGTTAtcatgtttgacttgccagaTTGTCCAAAGAAGCATGGTCAAATAGAGACACCCTCTATTAAGGGAGAAGCACATACTCATTCATTTACTGCATCTTTTGAAACTGCCTTTGATGTAGACAAAGAAGTAGCTGCAGCAGTCAAAACTGCGTTTATTAAGCTTGCAGGACGCCCTTCATTTAGTAAAGATGAATTCAAAGAGCTCTTGAAAAAAATTAGTGAACACCCAGACACAGATGAAAGTCATCAGGACTTATATGAGCTCTCTTCAGAGTATGAATCTGAGTCTGAGTTAGATCCTGTGTCCCAAAAAAGTGAAAGTGAACTCAAGTCTGAATCTGAGTTAGATAATCCAGTGTCCCAAATAAGTGAAAGTGAACTCAAGTCTGAATCTGAGTTAGATGATCAAGTGTCCCTAAAAAGTGAAGTCGAGTCCGAAGACTTGGattccaaaatattttttccaGGGATTATTGAGAGGAAAAGTGGGAGGAGACAGTctcttgaaaataaaataaagcttGTAGACATGATGATTGAGAGGTTAAAATGTTTGCGAGAAGATGAACTTTCGTCTCTCGCAACTATAGTTGCAACTTATGGTCTAAATGCTGCCTTGGCTGAAGTTCATAATACCAAGCAACACAATCCAGCAATTGATTTTCCTGCAAGAAGAATGTCGTCATTGGGATTGCGAAAGTTGGCCTTGGATCAAGTTGAGCCAGAACTGCCAAGCCTAGATAAATTTTTAGTCAAGAACATGACAAAACTTGAAAGAGAAATTTGTGAAGCCAAGAAAAACCAAAAGAATGAAACAAAACTAGGTAAGTATAGCTCTGGTAAACCAGAAGATCAAACTCCAACAGAGTCCATACCTGATTTGGGAAGTATTCTAGTGAAGAATTATTCAAAATTCGAGAAAGACATCAAGGAAGCAAAAATTAAGTCGGTAAAGGAAACACTAGGAGCATCTAGAAGCAAGGATCACACAGAAGTCCCAGGCTTAGACAAGGTCTTAGTGAAACATGTTTCAAGACTAGAAAAAGAAGTTCAAGAAGCCAAGAAGAAAGCAATCAATGAGAACAAAAATGAAGCATTAGACAGTAAAGAAAACGTAAATTTGAATATGACAGAGGACAACAAAGATGGGTTGGAGAAGATTTTGGCAAAGCCAGTACAcagatttgaaaaagagaagttTGAGGTTCTAAACTATAGACAGAGAAAGAATCATGGAGCAACTAATGTTGGGGATTGGGAGAGCTTGGATAAAGTTTTGGTCAAGCGTGCATCTAGGCTAGAGAAGGAGAAAACAAAGATCAATTCAGGGGAAGAATGGGACAGAGTTCAGAAAAGTCACCAAAATAAGCATTTGGAGACGAATGAAGAAGGTGGTGGTCTGGACAAAGTTTTGGTCAAACATAAATCTAGACTTGAGAGAGAAAAGATGGCTGCTGCAGCTCAACAGCAAGAGAACTCGGTTAGTGTTAGTACGGCTCAGGCTCGCCGCATGGCAAGGGAGAGAGAGTTGCAAGATACTTGGGGAGGACTGAGTTTAGGAAACTCCATCAAGCCTAGTGAAAAGCTTGAACAAGCAGCTCAACAGCAACAAGAGAAGTCGGTTGGTTTTTCTGCGGCTCGCCACAAGGCAATGGAGAGAGAGTTGCAAGATGCTTGGGGAGGACTGAGCTTAGGAAACTCCATTAAGCCTAGTGTCTCAAAACTTGAACGAGAGAAG GCTGACTGGATTAAAGCTGAAGCTGAGGAAAGGAAGCAAAGAAAGGAAGGAATATGA
- the LOC131643368 gene encoding protein FAR-RED IMPAIRED RESPONSE 1-like isoform X1, whose translation MGDAVNEEDCRGSALVASPRRDIGFFEGDKDFEPPHGIEFESHEAAYAFYQEYAKSMGFTTSIKNSRRSKKTKEFIDAKFACSRYGVTPESDGGSSRRPSVKKTDCKACMHVKKKQDGKWIIHEFIKDHNHELLPALAYHFRIHRNVKLADKNNMDILHAVSERTRKMFVEMSRQSGGCQNIGSLASDMNYQFDRGQYLALDEGDAQVMLEYFKHVQKKSPDFFYSIDLNEEQRLRNLFWVDSKSINDYCSFNDAVSFDTTYIKSNDKLPFAPFVGVNHHSQPMLLGCALVANETKPTFVWLLKTWLRAMGGQAPKVIVTDQDKALKEAIEEVFPNARHCFSLYHILEKIPENLSFVIKQYKNFLPKFNNCIFKSWTDEEFDMRWWEMVTIFELQDDLWFHSLYEDRKKWVPTFMGDVFLAGLSTPQRSESMNSFFDKYIHKKITLKEFVKLYGLILQNRYDEESVADFDTLHKQPAIKSPSPWEKQMSTIYTHAIFKKFQVEVLGVAGCSSRIEAGDETVAKFIVQDYEKDEEFLVTWNELSLEVSCFCRLFEYKGFLCRHALSVLQRCGCSSVPAQYIIKRWTKDAKIREPIAYSTRRIQTRVQRYNDLCKRAIELSEEGSLSEESYNAALRTLVDSLKNCVLVNNANDNGAETGNSGCSLREAEENHGTLALRSSKKRNTTRKRKVQQEQNPVLVDAQDSLQQMDNLTSDAMTLNGYYGTQQNVQGLQVQLNLMEPPHDGYYVNPHSMQGLGPLNSMAPSHDGFFGTQQSIHGMGGGQLEFRPTTNFGYSLQDEPDPHFHSNNTRNT comes from the exons ATGGGTGATGCAGTCAATGAAGAGGATTGTAGAGGTAGTGCACTTGTTGCTTCTCCTAGGAGGGATATAGGTTTCTTTGAAGGGGACAAAGATTTTGAGCCGCCCCATGGGATTGAATTTGAATCTCATGAAGCAGCGTATGCGTTTTATCAAGAATATGCGAAATCTATGGGGTTCACTACTTCGATTAAGAATAGTAGGCGTTCGAAGAAGACGAAAGAGTTTATTGATGCGAAATTTGCGTGCTCTAGATATGGAGTAACGCCGGAGTCTGATGGTGGTAGTAGTCGAAGACCGAGTGTAAAGAAGACGGATTGCAAAGCTTGCATGCATGTGAAGAAAAAGCAAGATGGGAAGTGGATCATTCATGAGTTTATAAAGGATCATAACCATGAACTTTTACCGGCTTTGGCGTATCATTTTCGGATTCATAGGAATGTGAAGCTAGCTGATAAGAATAATATGGATATCTTGCATGCTGTTAGTGAACGCACGAGAAAGATGTTTGTTGAAATGTCTAGACAATCTGGTGGCTGTCAAAACATTGGGTCTCTTGCGAGTGATATGAATTATCAGTTTGACAGGGGGCAGTATCTGGCTTTGGACGAGGGAGATGCTCAAGTTATGCTGGAGTATTTCAAGCACGTTCAAAAGAAGAGCCCCGACTTCTTCTATTCTATAGATTTAAATGAAGAACAGCGTTTAAGAAATCTATTTTGGGTTGACTCAAAAAGTATTAATGATTATTGCAGCTTTAATGACGCGGTTTCATTTGATACTACCTACATAAAGAGCAATGATAAATTGCCTTTTGCTCCTTTTGTTGGAGTGAATCATCACTCTCAACCTATGTTGCTTGGATGTGCATTGGTTGCAAACGAGACTAAGCCAACTTTTGTTTGGTTACTGAAGACATGGCTTAGAGCGATGGGAGGACAAGCTCCCAAAGTTATAGTCACTGATCAAGACAAAGCCTTGAAGGAAGCAATTGAAGAAGTCTTCCCAAATGCACGACATTGTTTTTCTCTTTACCACATATTGGAAAAGATACCTGAAAATCTGTCTTTTGTGATAAAGCAGTATAAGAACTTCTTGCCAAAGTTTAACAATTGCATTTTTAAGTCTTGGACAGACGAAGAGTTTGACATGAGATGGTGGGAAATGGTGACTATATTTGAACTCCAGGATGATCTATGGTTTCATTCATTGTATGAAGACCGGAAAAAGTGGGTACCAACGTTCATGGGGGATGTCTTCTTAGCTGGATTGTCCACACCTCAACGTTCCGAGAGTATGAATTCTTTCTTTGACAAATACATTCATAAGAAAATCACCCTTAAAGAGTTTGTGAAACTATATGGGTTAATTCTTCAAAATAGGTATGATGAGGAATCCGTTGCGGATTTCGATACATTGCACAAACAGCCTGCAATTAAATCTCCTTCACCATGGGAAAAACAAATGTCAACAATTTACACACATGCAATATTTAAGAAATTCCAAGTTGAAGTGTTGGGTGTAGCTGGTTGTTCATCTAGGATAGAGGCTGGAGATGAAACTGTTGCGAAATTTATAGTTCAAGATTATGAGAAGGATGAAGAGTTTTTGGTAACTTGGAATGAGTTGAGCTTAGAGGTCTCTTGCTTCTGTCGATTGTTTGAATATAAAGGTTTCCTTTGCAGACACGCATTGAGTGTTCTCCAACGTTGCGGTTGTTCGAGTGTTCCCGCTCAATATATCATAAAGAGGTGGACCAAAGATGCCAAAATTAGGGAGCCAATAGCATATAGTACAAGAAGGATACAAACTAGGGTTCAACGTTATAATGATTTGTGCAAACGAGCTATTGAGTTGAGTGAAGAAGGATCGTTATCTGAAGAGAGTTACAATGCTGCTCTCCGTACACTTGTTGATAGCCTGAAGAACTGTGTACTTGTAAATAACGCTAACGACAATGGTGCAGAAACCGGGAACAGTGGTTGTAGTCTTCGTGAAGCAGAAGAAAATCATGGTACCCTTGCTTTGAGATCAAGTAAGAAGAGGAACACAACTCGGAAAAGAAAG GTGCAACAAGAGCAGAATCCTGTACTTGTGGACGCACAAGATAGCCTGCAGCAAATG gaTAATCTTACCTCGGATGCAATGACCCTTAATGGATATTATGGTACTCAGCAGAATGTGCAAGGACTG CAGGTACAATTGAACTTAATGGAACCGCCTCATGATGGTTACTATGTTAATCCACACAGCATGCAAGGCCTG GGTCCATTGAATTCTATGGCTCCAAGCCATGATGGGTTTTTCGGAACACAGCAAAGCATTCATGGGATG GGAGGAGGGCAATTGGAATTTCGTCCGACAACCAATTTTGGATATAGCCTTCAG GATGAGCCTGATCCACACTTTCACAGCAATAATACAAGAAATACATAG